A segment of the Armatimonadota bacterium genome:
CGACGTGGACGCCATCTTCGCCCTGGAGGTGGGGGCGGATGCGATCCGCTTCATGAAGCAGTACGAGGAGTTCGGGCTGAAGGCCCGGCTGCCGCTCATCGGCGGCGGCGTCCTCACCGATGAGAGCCTGCTGCGCAGTATGGGGGATGAGGCCATTGGGACCATCACCGCGCTGCAGTGGTCCGCGGCCCTGGCCACCGATCACGCCAAGCGCTTCGTGGACGCCTATAAGGCCAAGTTCGGAACCGCACCCTCCTACTACGCCGAATCGCTTTACAGCACCGGTCGCTGGATCGACGCCGCCGTCCGCCGCATCCGGGGCAACGTGGAGGACAAGACAGCTTTCATCAACGCGCTGAAGATGGTGGAGCTGTTCGATGCGGCCCGCGGGCCCATCAAGCTCGATAAGTACAACAACCCCATCCACAACGTCTACGTGCGCCGCGTGGAGAAGGTAGCCGGTACCCTGCAGAATACCGTCATCTACACCTTCTTCAACGTGTCGCAGTTCTGGAAGTACGACCCGCAGAAGTTCTTGCAGCAGCCGCTCTACACGCGGGACTTTCCGCCGCTGTCCGGCTGCCGCTAGTAAGGCGGAGGCGCCCCCGGGAGGTGCGATGACCGACCACCAAGACGAGACTTGCCTGGCCCTGGTCGAGGTGAGCAAGTACTTCGGCGGGCTGCACGCCCTGGAGGGGGTGAGCTTGGTCGTGCGTCGGGGCGAACGCCGGGCCATCATCGGCCCCAACGGCGCCGGCAAGACCACCCTCTTCAACCTCATCACCGGGGAGCTCCCGGTCACGGCGGGGCGGGTGGTGCTGTTCGGCCGGGACATCACTCGCCTGCCGCCCCACCGTCGCTGCGGCCTGGGGCTGGGTCGGACCTTCCAGATCACCAACCTCTTTCCAACCCTCTCAGTGCTGGAGAACGTGCTGCTGGCGCTGCTGGGGACCCGGCGCCTGAAGCTGGCCGCGCACCGCCCCCTGGCCGCCTACCGGGATCTATTCGGGGATGCCCGCCGCCTGCTGGAGCCTATGGGCCTGTGGGAGAAGCACGCCCTGCCCATCACCAGCCTCTCGTATGGAGAGCAGCGGCAGATCGAGGTAACTCTGGCCCTGGCCAGCAGGCCAAAGCTGCTGCTGCTGGACGAGCCCACGGCGGGTCTCTCCCCGGGCGAGGTGAAAGTGCTCATCGCCATCATCCGTTCCCTTGACCCATCCATCACCGTGCTGCTCATCGAGCACGACATGGACGTGGCCTTCGAGGTCGCCGAGCGCATCACGGTCCTGCACCTGGGACGCGTCATCGCGGAGGGCACCACCGACCAGGTCCGCGCCAACCCCGAGGTGCAGCAGATCTACCTGGGGGTCGAGGGGTGAAATGAGCAGCCGGCCGATCCTGGAGATCGAGGACATCCACACCTACTACGGCGAGAGCTACATCCTGCAGGGGGTCTCCCTACAGGTGGCCGAGGGCAGCGTAGTGGCGGTGCTGGGGCGTAACGGGATGGGAAAGACCACGCTCATCCGCTCCATCATCGGGTTTACCCCGCCCCGCAGGGGACGGATCGTCTACCGCGGCACCGACATCACTCGCCGTCCCTCCCACGAGATCGCCCGCATGGGTGTGGGGATCGTGCCCCAGGCGCGGCGTATCTTCCCGTCCCTCACCGCGCTGGAGAACCTTGCCGTGGCGGCCCGGCAGAGCCCGAAAAACGAGTGGGACCTGGCCCGCGTCTTCGAGGTCTTCCCGCGGCTGCAGGAGCGTCTGCACCACAGGGGAGGTAAGCTCAGCGGCGGCGAGCAGCAGATGCTGGCCATTGCCCGCGCCCTGATGACCAATCCCGCGTTCCTCCTGATGGACGAGCCCTCGGAGGGCCTGGCCCCGCTGCTGGTGATGGAGCTGCGGGACGTGCTGCTGGATCTGAGGCGGCGCGGTCTATCCATCCTGCTCGTGGAGCAGAACCTCCCCCTGGCGTTGCGGGTGGCAGACGTCGTGCACGTGCTGAGCAAGGGCCGTGTGGTTTTCGAGGGCTCACCACAGGAGCTAGACGCGGCGGAGGAGGTCAAGCGGCGCTACCTGGGCGTGTAGAGCGCAACAGGAAGCGGGAAGAGGGGATACGGATGCTTGAGGGCACAAGGTTTGCCTATTCTCCCATCGTCGACCGGCCGCCGCTGCGGCTACCCGGTGGGGCCCGCGTGGCGGTGTGGGTGGTGGTGAATGTGGAGCTGTGGGACATTGCCCGTCCCCTGCCCAGGACGCTACTTCCTGCCCCTGGCGGGGGATCCTACGTGCCGGACGTTACCAACTACGGTTGGTACGACTACGGACTGCGGGTGGGTTTCTGGCGCCTGCGAGAGGTGCTGGACCGCTACCACGTGCCCGCCACGCTATCCATCAACGGGGCGGTGTGCACGACTCACCCGCGGTTGGTGGAGGCGGCGCTGGAGAGCCGCTGGGAGTTCCTGGCCCACGGCTACCTGCAGCGTCCCCTGCACCAGGAGGAGCGGGAGCGCGAAGTGATCCACATGACTGCGGAAGCCATCGCCAAAGCCACCGGCCGCCGACCGCGAGGGTGGTTGAGCCCGGGACTTGTGGAGACCTGGGCGACGTTGGACCACCTGGCAGCGGAGGGGTTCGAGTACGTGGCCGACTGGACCAACGACGACCAGCCCTACGAAATCCTGACACCGACGACACCCCTGGTGGCGGTGCCGTACTCGCTGGAGATCAACGACATCCCCATGTTCCTGATCCAGCACCACCCCGCGCAGGAGCTCCTCCGCCGGTCGCAGGACCAGTTCTCCACCTACTATCGCGAGGGAGAGCGCAGCGCCCGCATCATGGCCGTAGCGGTGCATCCCTACATCACCGGTGTCCCCCATCGCATCGGGTACCTGGAGCAGGTCCTGGCCCACCTGCGGCGACACGAGGGCGTGCTCTTCTGGACGGGCTCCCAGATCGTCGACTGGTACCGGGAGATCAGGGCCGCGGGGGACGTATAAGGACCTGGCCATGAAGAGGAGGTGAGCCATGGCAAACCCATTTGCTGTCCAGCCTCACCAGCAACAGCTGCTGGAGCTGGTGCGCGAGTTCGTAGCGCGGGTTGTGGCCCCGGTGGCTGCCGAGCTAGATCGTCGCCAAGACCCCGAGCAGTGCTTCTCCTGGCAGATCGTGGAGGAGGCCTCCCGCGTGGGAATCCGCACCCTGACCTTGGGGGAGGAGTACGGCGGAGCCGGAGCTGACTCGCTCACCACGGCCATGGTGATCGAGGAGCTGGCCAAGGGCGACCTGGGCGTTGCGGTGATCTTCGCCCAGACCCTGAAGATCGCTCAGACGCTGCAGCGGGCCTGCACCCCGGAACAGGCGGCCCGGTTCATCCCGCCCTACGCCGCTGACCCCCGCGGGTTGCTGGCCATCGCCATCACGGAGCCGGACACCTCATCCAACTACATCATCCCCTACGACAGCCCCCAGGCGCCTTACCGGACGACGGCTGTGCGCCGGAACGGTGTGTGGACGCTCAACGGCATGAAGCACTTCATCAGCAACGGCAACCGGGCGATGCTCTACCTGGTCTTTGCCCAGACCGATCCCGGCAAGAGCCTGGTGGAGGGTAGCACCTGTTTTCTGGTGCCGAGAGACACGCCGGGTTTTTCTATCGGGCGCGTGCACGACAAGATGGGCGAGCGATTGGTGAACAATGCCGAGCTGATCTTCCGGGACTGCCGTCTGGGTGACGACCACGTCCTGGGCGAGGTGGGCGGGGGCTTTGACATCCTGGTACAGTTCTTCCCGGCCAGCAACGCCTATGCCGCCGCCAGCGTCCTGGGGGTGGCCGGTGCGGCCTATGAGCGGACTCTGCGCTGGGCGCGGGAGCGCGTGCAGGGCGGCCGGCGGCTGATCGACCACGACACCACCGCACAGGACCTGGCGGAGATGCGGATGCTCCTGGATGCGGCGCGGGCCTACACCTACCAGGCAGCCTACACCGCCGACCACCGCGAGTACTGGGACCCCACTCTGGGCGCGTTGCCCAAGGTCTTCGCCTCCCGGGTGGCCTGGCAGGTGGTGACCAAGGCGCTGGAGCTGCACGGTGGGTACGGCTATATGCGGGAGATGGGTGTGGAGAAGCTGGTGCGGGACGCCGCGGCCTTCCTGCACTCCGACGGCGCCAACCGATCGCTCCTGCTCAAGGGGGCCCGGTTCATCCGGCGAGCGGCCGCCTGAAGGCCCGGTATGCTGGTGATGCGGATCCTGGTAGCCGTCAAACAGGTCATCACACCGGACCTGCCGCCGGAACTCTTCGAGCTCGATCCCGTCGCCCTGCGCCAGCGGCCTGACGGCCACCCGCTGGTGGCGTCGGTGTACGACGAGCACGCCCTGGAGGTGGCGCTGCAGATCAAGGATCGCCACGGGGCGGCGGTGATGGTCGCCACGGTGGGACCCGAGGCTGCAACGCGCGTCCTGCGCAAGGCGCTGGCCATGGGAGCCGACGAGGCTCTCCGCGTCGACCCGGAGGGAGCGGACGACCGGGACTCCGGGGTCATCGCTGCGCTTCTGGCCGCGGTGGCGGTGCGACAGGGGGCCTCTCTGGTCCTTTGTGGCTGCCAGTCCGCGGACTGGGGTTGGGAGCAGACAGGTCCTCTGGTGGCGGGCATCCTGGCTTGGCCATGTGTCACCTTCGCCACCGCAGTGGACGTGGCACCCGGCTACCTTCTGGTCACCCGGCCGGTGAGGGACGGGTACGAACGTTTGCGCGTTCGGGGGTCGGCTGTGGTCACCATAACCAGCTCTCGGGGTAATCAGCCGCGCATGCCGCGCGTGCGGGCGATCCTCCAGGCCGAGCGGCGGGCCATCGCGGTGCTCCCGGCTGGTGAGCTGACTTCGCATACGGCCGTCCGGCCCTCCCCGCGGCTGGTGGATCTGCGTCTGACACTGCCCCGGGCTGGGTGCGAGATGGTGGCTGGTGACGCGCCCTCCGACCAGGCGCGCGCCCTGGTGCAGCTCCTGCGCGACCGTCGTCTCCTCCCCTGATGCGTGTCCTGGTACTGGTCACCGACCGGACCCGCCTCCTCACTCGGACGACGCGGGAGCTGTTGGGGGCTGCCGCTCAGCTCGTGCGGCTCGGGGAAGGCAGGCTGGCCGCAGCCGCGTTCGGCTCCCAGGCGGCTGCGCTGGCAAAGGCCCTGGCCGAAGCCGGCGTGGAGGTGGCTTACGCAGCCGCTCACCAGTGGCTGGACGGCAGGTGGCCGGAGGCCGACCTGGAGGCCTTCCTGGCCGCGGTAGTCGCGGCGGAAGCCACCCACGTCATTGTGCCCGCCGACGCCACAGGCCGCGACGTGGCTCCCCGGCTGGCCTGGCGTGCCGGGATGGGCGTGGTTACCCAGGTCACCGGGTTCGACCGGGTGGACGGCCAGCTAGTGGCCACGCGCCCGGTCTACGGCGGACGCGCCACTGCGGTCCTGGCGCTGCCCCCCAGGGTGGTTGCGACCATCCGGGAGCGCGCCTTTCCCCCGGCCACGCTGAGTGGGCGGGGGGCTGTCGTCTACCTGGACCACTCCCCGCCGCCGGGCGCGGACTCGGTGGAGTTGGTGGAGCGTATCAGGGAGGAGGATGGTGGCGTGGATCTGGAGGAGGCGCGGGTTGTCGTCTCCGGCGGGCGGGGGGTGGGCGGGCCGGAGGGATTTGCGATGCTGGCGGACCTGGCGCGACTGCTCGACGGGGCAGTGGGAGGCTCACGGGCAGCCACCGACGCAGGGTGGCTGCCGCCATCCTGCCAGATCGGCCTGACCGGCCGATCCGTAGCCCCCGAGCTGTATATCGCGGTGGGCATCTCGGGTGCCAGCCAGCACCTGGCCGGCGTGAAGGCAGCCCGCACCATCGTCGCCATCAACATCGACTCCACAGCCCCCATCTTCTCCGCGGCGGACATCGGTGTGGTAGGAGACTGGCGGCCGGTGGTTGAGGCGCTGATCGCGGAGCTTCGGGCGCGTGATGACGCAAGCGGTCGGTGAATGGCCATGGAGGGTTGCGCCTCGCACGGGCGGCCGTAGGGCTGGCCCCAAGCGACGCGGAGTGTAGTGGAGGAACCAAGCACGCTGAAGGTCGCCGGGGAGGTGAGGGGCTTGGCAAGACAGTTCCGGGCAGAGGAGGTCACCGCGCGCCTGCGGGCCACGGTGGCCGAGGGCTGGCCGGTCTACGTCGTCGGCGCGGGGACCGGGATCTCAGCCAAGATGGCAGAAATTGGCGGGGCGGACATCGTGGCCACCTACGCCATGGCCCGCTATCGCATGTGGGGCCACTCCTCGATGGCGGGCTACCTCTCAATCTGCGACAGCAACCAGGTGACACTGGAGATGGGGGAGCGTGAGGTGATCCCAGCGGTGCGCGAGGTCCCTGTGGTGGCTGGTTTGCTGGGCGTGGACCCAACGCGGGAGATGGCCAGGCTGCTGGACCGTGTCCAGGTGGCTGGGTTCTCTGGCATTCACAACTGCCCCACGGTGGCCCTCATCGACGGCACCTTTCGTGTAGCGCTGGAGGAGACGGGGCTGGGCTTTCACAAAGAGGTGGAGATGGTGCACCTGGCCCACCGTCGGGGCCTCTTCACCCAGGTGTTCGTGACCACACCGGAAGAGGCCGAGGAGATGGTGACGGCGGGCGCGGACCTGGTCATCGCGCACATGGGGAACTCCGTCGGGGGCACCGTGGGCATGCGCACAGCCATCTCCCTGGACGACGCGGTGGAGCGCGTCCAGGGCATCATCGACGCCGTCCGGGCCCGGCGGGCCGATGGGCTGGTCATCTGTCACGGCGGGCCCATCGCTACCCCCGAGGACTTTGCCTACGTGTTGCAGCGCACGCGCGGGCTGGTGGGGTTCATGGGCGGCTCCGCGGCCGAGCGCTTCCCGGTGGAGGAAGGTATCAGGGCGGCCACGGAGCGATTCAAGGCGGTGAGGCTGCACTGACTGGCCATACGGATGCACCGGCGAGAGCGGTCGTGGTGATCCTGGGAACGCTGGACACCAAGGGGGAGGAATGCCGGTACCTGAGGAGGGCTGTGGAGGCTCTTGGCGGCAGGACCCTGCTGCTGGACGTGAGCTGCCTCCACGCGGCGGGCGGCTCAGACGTCGACATCTCCGCCGAGCGCGTCGCCGCTGCGGCGGGGATGTCGTTTGCCCAGGTGGCGGCCATGCCCCGGCGCGAGGCGGTGGAGGTCATGGGGCGCGGTGCTGCTGAGATCCTTGAGCAGCTGATCCGCGAGGGGCGGGTAGCGGCCGCCATTGCGCTGGGTGGCGCCAACGGGTCGCGGCTGGCAGCCCGGGCCGTGGCGCCGCTCCCTCTGGGGATGCCCAAGGTGCTGGTGGCGGTCGTGGGAGCTACCGACCTCACCGCACTTGTCGGCCCACGGGACATAACGGTCGTGAACGCAGTCTGCGACATTTCGCTGAATCCGATCACCCGACCCATCCTCCGCCAGGCTGCCGCCGCGGTGCTGAAGATGAGCACAGTGCCCAGGGACGAGCCGGGAGCCGCGCCCACTGTGGCCATGTCGGTACTCGGCGTAACGCAGGCGGCCGCCGAGGCGTGCCGCCGCCTCCTGGAGGCTGGCGGGGAAGAAGTCGCCGCCTTCCACGCCAACGGCGTCGGTGGACGGGCCCTGGAGGCCGCGATCCTCGACGGCCGGATCGCCCGGGCGGTGGAGTTGACGCCGAGTGAGCTGATCAACCACCTCGTGGGCGGCGTCTTCTCTGCGGGGGAAGGGCGGATGGACGCCGCTATCGCGCGAGGGCTCCCCCTGGTGGTCATCCCCGGAGCCATCGACTTCGTGAACTTCTGGACCGGGCGGGTGCCGGAGCGGTTCGCCGGACGACGATTTCTCCAGTACACGGAGCAGAATGTCCTCATGCGGACCAGCAAGGAGGAGATCGGGGCCTTCGGCGTCCTGCTGGCGGCGAAGCTGAACCGGGTGCGCCGGCCGGCAGCGGTCGCCATCCCTACACGGGGGTTCTCCCGGTTCGACCACGCGGACGGACCGGAAGCCCGCACCCTCCGAGGAGAGGCGGCGGGCCCATGGTTCGACCCGGAGGCCGATGCCGTCTTTGGGCAGGCGCTTGAGGGCGGCCTGCGCACCGACCTGGTACGCGCGGTATTCGTACCCTACCATATCAACGATCCCGGCTTCGCGGAGGTGGTGGTGGGACTGCTGGACGAAGTTACGTTGGAATGCAAGGGACGGGCTGGGCGATGGTGACGCGACGAGCGCTGATCAGGCGGGCGGGCGACCGGGCGGAGCATTTCCGCCAGCAGGGTTTTCACTGTTCGGAGGCCGTCCTTCGGGGGGCGGCGGCGGCGCTGGGCCTGCGGCCGGATGAGGCCCTCCTGAGGGCCTGCACGGGGTTGCGCGGGGGCGGCGGGGGGTACGGGGACCGCTGCGGCGCGCTAGAGGCTGGCGCGATGCTCATTGGGTGGATCTTCGGCCGCAGGCGGTCGGAGGAGGACAACTCCTGTGCCAGCGCGCTCGTGCACTGGCTGCACGAGCGGTTCGTACGGGAGCTAGGCAGCACCTCTTGCCGGGTCCTCAAGCCCCTGTCCCACGAGCAGTGGAGCAAGGACTTCTCATGCGGCCCGGTCTACCGCCGGGGCGCGGAGCTGGCCGTGCAGGCCATCCTCAGCGCCCACGAGCTCTCCCTGACCTGCCCCCGTTTTGACCACCGCCGCCGGCGAGCACAGCGGGCACCGGTCCGGCGTGCGGAGGTCCTGGCTGCGCGGCGCCACATCAGAGCCCTGGCGCGCCGTGGAGAAATCCAGGTGGGCGCGGCGGTTCGCCACGCACAGGCACGCCTGGGGATTTCAGAAGAGGACATCTCGTACAGCTTGGCCACGGCTGTGCGTGTGCACCCGGCCGTGGGTGGACGTCTCGTGGTGGAGGGACGGCGCCGGGACCGCTGGTACCTGACGACGGTGGTGCAGCTCCGCCCATCGGGGGGCAGGCCCGATCGGGTGGAGGTGGTGGCGATCCTGTAAGGCGACGACGACCTGCATCGACCTAGTGCCATGGCGGCGCGGTGGAAGAGGTGGTGGGGGTGGGCGTCGTAGTCAGGCAGCTGGAGAACTTCTTCACCCTGGTGACCGTGGAGGGGAGCCATCACGTCCTGGTGGGGGACGAGCCCGTGCACAGTGGGGGCACCGACAGGGGGCCCAGTCCCTTCAATCTGTTCCTGGCCGCGCTCGGGACCTGAACCGCCGTCACCCTCGTGGGCGTGGCCCGCGAATTCCAGATACCGCTGGAGGGGCTCCAGGTGCGCGTCAGCCACAAGCAGAATCTCCTCGTAGGCGGCCCCAACGACCCCCAGCAGCGACAGATGCGCATCACGGAACTCTACCGGCACATCAGTGTCCGCGGTCCCATCACAGAGGAAGAACGGGAGCGGCTCCTGTGGGGCGCGGAGCACTGCCCCGTCCACAACTCTATCAGCGCCGCCATCCCCATCCGAACCACGATCGCCGTCTTACAGGAGGGGGCGTCCCGTGGCTAGGGGGGCGCCGACCGATTCGCCGTCGGCGTTCCCCCGGGCCGGCGAAGTGTTCCGGCTGCGGACGGAGCGCCTCCGGATCGGGGTCGGCTCCAGCAAGCCCCCCGTGCAGGGGTGATGTGGATGAAGCGGGCGCTGGTGACGGGTGCCGGCGGGGGCATCGGGCAGGCGATCGTCCGTGCCCTTTTGGACGCCGGCTACCGGGTGATCGCCACTGACCGGGATGCGGATGCGCTCCGTTCCCTGCAGGGCGTCGTGACTCCACAGGAGACCAGCGTGCTGGACGTGGCCGATGTTTCGTCCATCGCCGCATGCTTTGCCCGAGTAGAGCCGGTGGACGTGCTGGTAAACTGCGCCGGGGTCCAGATCCGGCGCCCCGCGCTGGAGGTAACCCCCGAGCAGTGGGACCACATTCACGCGGTGAACCTGCGCGGGCTCTTCTTCTGCTCGCAGGCCGCGGCACA
Coding sequences within it:
- a CDS encoding acyl-CoA dehydrogenase family protein; translation: MANPFAVQPHQQQLLELVREFVARVVAPVAAELDRRQDPEQCFSWQIVEEASRVGIRTLTLGEEYGGAGADSLTTAMVIEELAKGDLGVAVIFAQTLKIAQTLQRACTPEQAARFIPPYAADPRGLLAIAITEPDTSSNYIIPYDSPQAPYRTTAVRRNGVWTLNGMKHFISNGNRAMLYLVFAQTDPGKSLVEGSTCFLVPRDTPGFSIGRVHDKMGERLVNNAELIFRDCRLGDDHVLGEVGGGFDILVQFFPASNAYAAASVLGVAGAAYERTLRWARERVQGGRRLIDHDTTAQDLAEMRMLLDAARAYTYQAAYTADHREYWDPTLGALPKVFASRVAWQVVTKALELHGGYGYMREMGVEKLVRDAAAFLHSDGANRSLLLKGARFIRRAAA
- a CDS encoding phosphoenolpyruvate hydrolase family protein, whose translation is MARQFRAEEVTARLRATVAEGWPVYVVGAGTGISAKMAEIGGADIVATYAMARYRMWGHSSMAGYLSICDSNQVTLEMGEREVIPAVREVPVVAGLLGVDPTREMARLLDRVQVAGFSGIHNCPTVALIDGTFRVALEETGLGFHKEVEMVHLAHRRGLFTQVFVTTPEEAEEMVTAGADLVIAHMGNSVGGTVGMRTAISLDDAVERVQGIIDAVRARRADGLVICHGGPIATPEDFAYVLQRTRGLVGFMGGSAAERFPVEEGIRAATERFKAVRLH
- a CDS encoding electron transfer flavoprotein subunit alpha/FixB family protein, which codes for MRVLVLVTDRTRLLTRTTRELLGAAAQLVRLGEGRLAAAAFGSQAAALAKALAEAGVEVAYAAAHQWLDGRWPEADLEAFLAAVVAAEATHVIVPADATGRDVAPRLAWRAGMGVVTQVTGFDRVDGQLVATRPVYGGRATAVLALPPRVVATIRERAFPPATLSGRGAVVYLDHSPPPGADSVELVERIREEDGGVDLEEARVVVSGGRGVGGPEGFAMLADLARLLDGAVGGSRAATDAGWLPPSCQIGLTGRSVAPELYIAVGISGASQHLAGVKAARTIVAINIDSTAPIFSAADIGVVGDWRPVVEALIAELRARDDASGR
- a CDS encoding C-GCAxxG-C-C family (seleno)protein; amino-acid sequence: MVTRRALIRRAGDRAEHFRQQGFHCSEAVLRGAAAALGLRPDEALLRACTGLRGGGGGYGDRCGALEAGAMLIGWIFGRRRSEEDNSCASALVHWLHERFVRELGSTSCRVLKPLSHEQWSKDFSCGPVYRRGAELAVQAILSAHELSLTCPRFDHRRRRAQRAPVRRAEVLAARRHIRALARRGEIQVGAAVRHAQARLGISEEDISYSLATAVRVHPAVGGRLVVEGRRRDRWYLTTVVQLRPSGGRPDRVEVVAIL
- a CDS encoding ABC transporter ATP-binding protein yields the protein MSSRPILEIEDIHTYYGESYILQGVSLQVAEGSVVAVLGRNGMGKTTLIRSIIGFTPPRRGRIVYRGTDITRRPSHEIARMGVGIVPQARRIFPSLTALENLAVAARQSPKNEWDLARVFEVFPRLQERLHHRGGKLSGGEQQMLAIARALMTNPAFLLMDEPSEGLAPLLVMELRDVLLDLRRRGLSILLVEQNLPLALRVADVVHVLSKGRVVFEGSPQELDAAEEVKRRYLGV
- a CDS encoding ABC transporter ATP-binding protein, which gives rise to MTDHQDETCLALVEVSKYFGGLHALEGVSLVVRRGERRAIIGPNGAGKTTLFNLITGELPVTAGRVVLFGRDITRLPPHRRCGLGLGRTFQITNLFPTLSVLENVLLALLGTRRLKLAAHRPLAAYRDLFGDARRLLEPMGLWEKHALPITSLSYGEQRQIEVTLALASRPKLLLLDEPTAGLSPGEVKVLIAIIRSLDPSITVLLIEHDMDVAFEVAERITVLHLGRVIAEGTTDQVRANPEVQQIYLGVEG
- a CDS encoding Tm-1-like ATP-binding domain-containing protein, which codes for MVILGTLDTKGEECRYLRRAVEALGGRTLLLDVSCLHAAGGSDVDISAERVAAAAGMSFAQVAAMPRREAVEVMGRGAAEILEQLIREGRVAAAIALGGANGSRLAARAVAPLPLGMPKVLVAVVGATDLTALVGPRDITVVNAVCDISLNPITRPILRQAAAAVLKMSTVPRDEPGAAPTVAMSVLGVTQAAAEACRRLLEAGGEEVAAFHANGVGGRALEAAILDGRIARAVELTPSELINHLVGGVFSAGEGRMDAAIARGLPLVVIPGAIDFVNFWTGRVPERFAGRRFLQYTEQNVLMRTSKEEIGAFGVLLAAKLNRVRRPAAVAIPTRGFSRFDHADGPEARTLRGEAAGPWFDPEADAVFGQALEGGLRTDLVRAVFVPYHINDPGFAEVVVGLLDEVTLECKGRAGRW
- a CDS encoding polysaccharide deacetylase family protein yields the protein MLEGTRFAYSPIVDRPPLRLPGGARVAVWVVVNVELWDIARPLPRTLLPAPGGGSYVPDVTNYGWYDYGLRVGFWRLREVLDRYHVPATLSINGAVCTTHPRLVEAALESRWEFLAHGYLQRPLHQEEREREVIHMTAEAIAKATGRRPRGWLSPGLVETWATLDHLAAEGFEYVADWTNDDQPYEILTPTTPLVAVPYSLEINDIPMFLIQHHPAQELLRRSQDQFSTYYREGERSARIMAVAVHPYITGVPHRIGYLEQVLAHLRRHEGVLFWTGSQIVDWYREIRAAGDV